A single window of Providencia alcalifaciens DNA harbors:
- the glnS gene encoding glutamine--tRNA ligase, with amino-acid sequence MNEADARPTNFIRQIIDEDLATGKHTSVHTRFPPEPNGYLHIGHAKSICLNFGIAKDYQGQCNLRFDDTNPVKEDVEYVNSIQNDVQWLGFQWSGNIRYSSDYFDILYQYAIELIKKGLAYVDELSADEIREYRGTLKEPGKNSPYRERLIEDNLALFEKMRDGGFEEGKACLRAKIDMASPFMVMRDPVLYRIKFAEHHQSGNKWCIYPMYDFTHCISDALEGITHSLCTLEFQDNRRLYDWVLDNITIDCHPRQYEFSRLNLEYTVMSKRKLNQLVTEKHVAGWDDPRMLTISGLRRRGYTAASIREFCRRIGVTKQDNNVEMAALESCIRDDLNDSAPRAMAVIDPVRLVIENMPAGEEILKAPNHPNNPEMGTREVPFSNELYIDRADFREEANRQYKRLVLGKEVRLRNAYIIKAERVEKDAEGNITTIFCTYDAGTLNKDPADGRKVKGVIHWVSAAHALPAEIRLYDRLFTVPNPAAEDDFLSVLNPESLIIRQGFVEPSLRDAPAEKAYQFEREGYFCADNKLSSADKLVFNRTVGLRDTWAKQENA; translated from the coding sequence ATGAATGAGGCAGATGCTCGCCCAACTAACTTTATCCGTCAGATCATAGATGAAGATCTGGCGACTGGGAAACACACATCAGTACATACCCGTTTTCCACCTGAACCGAATGGCTACTTACACATTGGCCATGCGAAATCAATTTGCTTGAACTTTGGTATCGCGAAGGATTATCAAGGCCAATGTAACTTACGCTTTGATGATACTAACCCGGTCAAAGAAGATGTTGAGTATGTGAACTCCATTCAAAACGACGTCCAATGGTTAGGTTTCCAGTGGAGTGGCAACATTCGCTACTCATCGGATTATTTTGATATTTTATATCAATACGCGATTGAGCTTATCAAGAAAGGCCTTGCCTACGTTGATGAATTAAGCGCGGATGAAATTCGTGAATATCGTGGCACATTAAAAGAGCCGGGTAAAAACAGCCCTTACCGTGAGCGCCTGATTGAAGACAACTTAGCGTTATTTGAAAAAATGCGCGATGGTGGCTTTGAAGAAGGTAAAGCGTGTCTGCGTGCGAAAATCGATATGGCATCGCCATTTATGGTTATGCGTGACCCAGTGTTATATCGCATTAAATTTGCGGAACATCACCAATCCGGTAACAAGTGGTGCATCTACCCGATGTACGACTTCACTCACTGTATTTCTGATGCGCTGGAAGGCATTACACACTCACTGTGTACATTAGAATTCCAAGATAACCGCCGTCTGTATGACTGGGTACTGGACAATATCACGATTGACTGCCACCCGCGTCAGTACGAGTTTTCTCGTCTGAACCTCGAATACACGGTAATGTCAAAACGCAAACTGAACCAATTAGTGACTGAAAAACATGTTGCTGGTTGGGATGACCCTCGCATGCTGACCATTTCTGGTTTACGTCGTCGTGGCTATACAGCGGCATCCATTCGTGAATTCTGCCGTCGTATCGGTGTCACGAAGCAAGATAACAACGTTGAAATGGCGGCATTAGAATCTTGCATCCGTGATGACCTGAATGACTCAGCACCACGCGCAATGGCGGTTATCGACCCAGTTCGCTTAGTGATTGAAAACATGCCTGCAGGTGAAGAAATTCTGAAGGCACCAAATCACCCGAACAACCCAGAAATGGGAACTCGTGAAGTGCCATTTAGCAATGAGCTGTATATTGACCGTGCAGACTTCCGCGAAGAAGCTAACCGCCAATATAAGCGCTTGGTATTAGGTAAAGAAGTGCGTCTTCGTAATGCTTATATCATCAAAGCAGAGCGCGTAGAAAAAGATGCAGAAGGCAATATTACCACTATCTTCTGTACCTACGATGCAGGCACATTAAACAAAGATCCTGCTGACGGTCGTAAAGTTAAAGGCGTTATCCACTGGGTAAGTGCAGCACATGCACTGCCAGCGGAAATTCGTCTGTATGACCGCCTGTTTACTGTACCAAACCCAGCAGCCGAAGATGATTTCTTATCCGTGCTGAACCCAGAATCTCTGATCATCCGCCAAGGTTTCGTCGAACCAAGCCTGCGCGATGCGCCAGCAGAAAAAGCGTACCAGTTTGAGCGTGAAGGTTACTTCTGCGCAGATAACAAACTGAGCAGTGCGGATAAGCTGGTGTTTAACCGTACGGTTGGGTTGCGTGATACTTGGGCTAAGCAAGAAAACGCATAG
- a CDS encoding DUF5329 family protein: protein MQSLLTQASRRFASILVIFLTIFVTTKALALSPEEKTRTEALLTELGKQQNLTFTRNGSGHSAPDAESHLRLKLSKTEKRLQTTEQFIDNVASKSSITGEEYQVTDAQGKVTSANQYLHDLLKNNVDKSAK, encoded by the coding sequence GTGCAATCGTTACTGACTCAAGCCTCTCGCCGTTTTGCTTCAATCTTAGTGATTTTTTTAACTATTTTCGTCACCACCAAAGCCCTTGCGCTAAGCCCAGAAGAGAAAACGCGTACTGAAGCGTTGTTAACGGAGTTGGGCAAACAGCAGAATTTAACCTTCACGCGTAATGGTTCTGGTCATTCTGCACCAGACGCTGAATCCCATTTACGTTTAAAACTGAGTAAAACCGAAAAGCGTTTGCAGACGACAGAGCAGTTTATTGACAATGTGGCATCCAAATCCTCTATCACCGGAGAAGAGTATCAAGTCACCGATGCCCAAGGTAAAGTCACCAGCGCCAATCAGTATCTGCATGATTTACTGAAAAATAACGTCGATAAATCTGCTAAATAA